A window from Flavobacterium gyeonganense encodes these proteins:
- a CDS encoding acyltransferase, whose protein sequence is MDIISILKRSDFLAYIYRFFKRLFIRYIYGLKNVDKTFNIGGKCRISKDFIAHEYSYVGNNCLIYPGVSIGRYTMLAQNVQIIGADHNFNIPGVPSTFSGRPNLERTLIGRDVWIGANSIIMTGVQIGDGSIIAAGSIVTKNVDSFVIVGGIPAKFFRKRFDSIDDEKIHLDMLNGKVLKNVRNKPVKIG, encoded by the coding sequence ATGGATATTATTTCTATATTGAAAAGGAGTGATTTTTTAGCGTACATATATAGGTTTTTTAAAAGACTTTTTATTAGGTATATATATGGTTTAAAAAATGTTGATAAGACATTTAATATAGGAGGAAAGTGTAGAATTAGTAAGGACTTTATAGCTCACGAATATTCTTACGTAGGAAATAATTGTTTAATTTACCCAGGTGTTTCGATAGGAAGATATACAATGTTAGCTCAAAATGTACAAATAATAGGAGCAGATCATAACTTTAATATTCCAGGAGTACCATCTACATTTTCCGGCAGGCCAAATTTAGAAAGAACGTTAATTGGACGAGATGTTTGGATTGGTGCTAATAGTATAATAATGACGGGTGTGCAAATTGGAGATGGAAGTATAATTGCGGCTGGATCCATTGTTACAAAAAATGTAGATTCATTTGTTATAGTTGGAGGAATTCCAGCAAAATTTTTTAGAAAACGTTTTGATTCTATTGATGATGAAAAAATCCATTTGGATATGCTCAACGGCAAAGTACTAAAAAATGTAAGGAATAAACCAGTTAAAATCGGTTAA
- a CDS encoding glycosyltransferase, protein MVKLIYDSAITGHHSEYISHLVKHLSKFHSEDVYYFVVSEELKIAFPEIISESEGCSSVVWEFIPQSVIKKIHDLSLLKRSFAELELVEQYASKFSVNEVFLLYFNIFQLALIFKRPSPKLKGILFLQFLRMEKATLKDKLKYYRKYLITKFYSRNPKITSVFILNDQKTVDYLNNEFRTDIFKMLPDPIPVYDEDNDFQIYDYYNIPKNKKVLLHPGSIDPRKGTYEIIDSVDFLNDKETEEYAILIVGRAKLDIENVIREKLSALQNINFTIVFDNTFVSNERLKSLFLQSYAVLMPYKNAEASSGIMGHASIVNKCVLAPDSGLIGELIKKYKLGVLINKPISIEIARGIERLGEYSNDEALSVEFASQHTVEVFSTSLLN, encoded by the coding sequence ATGGTAAAATTAATTTACGATTCAGCAATAACAGGTCACCATTCTGAATATATTAGTCATTTAGTAAAACATTTATCTAAATTTCATTCTGAAGATGTTTATTATTTTGTTGTTTCAGAGGAGTTAAAAATTGCTTTTCCTGAAATTATTAGTGAATCAGAAGGATGCTCTTCAGTAGTATGGGAGTTTATTCCACAATCAGTAATAAAAAAGATACATGATTTATCATTACTAAAACGTTCTTTTGCTGAATTGGAATTAGTAGAACAATACGCAAGTAAGTTTTCTGTTAATGAAGTATTTTTATTGTATTTTAATATTTTTCAACTTGCTCTAATTTTTAAAAGACCATCCCCGAAATTAAAAGGTATTTTGTTTTTGCAGTTTTTAAGAATGGAAAAAGCAACATTAAAAGATAAATTAAAATATTACCGTAAATATTTAATAACTAAATTTTACAGTCGTAATCCAAAAATAACTAGTGTATTCATTTTAAATGATCAAAAAACGGTTGATTATTTAAATAATGAATTTAGAACAGATATATTTAAAATGCTTCCAGATCCAATTCCCGTTTATGATGAAGATAATGACTTTCAAATTTATGATTATTATAATATTCCTAAAAATAAAAAAGTATTATTGCATCCAGGTTCTATAGATCCTCGTAAGGGTACGTATGAAATTATTGATTCTGTTGATTTTTTAAATGATAAAGAAACTGAAGAATATGCAATTTTAATTGTAGGTAGAGCTAAACTTGATATTGAAAATGTCATTAGGGAAAAATTAAGCGCCTTACAAAATATAAATTTTACTATAGTTTTTGATAATACTTTTGTCTCAAACGAAAGACTAAAATCACTTTTTTTACAGTCTTACGCTGTTTTAATGCCATATAAAAATGCTGAGGCTTCAAGCGGTATTATGGGGCATGCAAGTATTGTAAATAAATGTGTTCTGGCACCAGATTCAGGATTGATAGGAGAACTAATTAAAAAGTATAAATTGGGTGTTCTTATAAATAAGCCAATTTCAATAGAAATTGCAAGAGGAATTGAAAGATTAGGCGAATATAGTAATGACGAGGCATTATCTGTAGAGTTTGCTTCTCAACATACTGTTGAAGTTTTTTCTACATCTTTATTGAATTAA
- a CDS encoding putative colanic acid biosynthesis acetyltransferase: MEIPKYIDTIPKSDKAYRLLWRITSLFLFRPFSLPFFNGWRIFLLKLFGAKIGKYCNIYASAYIPSPKNLIMGIHSTLGPQVKLHLGHTIIGNKVTVSQRTYLCSATHETTSLNVPLVTGEIRINDFAWVAAEAFIMTNTVIGEGAIVGARAVVVKDVEAWTIVAGNPAKYIKNRIIKD, from the coding sequence ATGGAAATTCCTAAATACATTGATACTATACCTAAGTCAGACAAGGCTTATAGATTACTCTGGCGTATAACATCATTATTTTTATTCAGACCTTTTTCATTGCCTTTTTTCAATGGGTGGAGAATTTTTTTATTAAAACTTTTTGGAGCCAAAATTGGTAAATATTGCAATATCTATGCATCTGCTTATATTCCGTCTCCAAAGAATTTAATAATGGGCATCCATTCTACATTGGGTCCTCAGGTAAAATTACATTTAGGTCATACTATAATAGGGAACAAAGTGACAGTATCTCAAAGAACCTATTTGTGCAGTGCAACGCATGAAACCACTTCATTAAATGTTCCTTTGGTTACTGGAGAAATAAGGATTAATGATTTTGCATGGGTTGCTGCCGAAGCTTTTATAATGACAAATACTGTTATAGGTGAGGGAGCTATAGTAGGTGCACGAGCTGTGGTAGTGAAAGATGTGGAAGCCTGGACAATAGTAGCAGGAAATCCGGCTAAGTATATTAAAAACAGGATAATAAAAGATTAA
- a CDS encoding glycosyltransferase family 2 protein codes for MISILILTKNEEQDLPGCLASVAWSDDIHVFDSFSDDQTVTIAQNAGAKITQRIFDNWSAHQNWGLANIKFKYPWVLYIDADERVSESLLNAIKALKPDNNSEFVAYELRRRDFAWNGKWLKHAQMSPFYLRLFRPDKMRYERLVNPVSIPDGPISKIEGFLDHYPFSKGFRFWIQRHLSYADMEALTRVKDLDKGVTFSIRKALFGKDFTEKRYHQKGLFYKLPGRPIIKWFYMVLVRRAFLDGSGGLTYATLQSIYEYFIVLKSNELISQKRDKNNS; via the coding sequence ATGATTTCAATATTAATACTCACTAAAAACGAAGAGCAAGATTTACCTGGTTGTTTAGCATCCGTAGCCTGGAGTGATGATATACATGTTTTTGATTCTTTTAGTGATGATCAGACTGTAACAATTGCTCAAAATGCCGGAGCAAAAATTACGCAGCGTATTTTTGATAATTGGTCGGCACATCAAAACTGGGGTTTAGCGAATATAAAATTTAAATATCCATGGGTACTTTACATTGATGCAGATGAAAGAGTTTCTGAATCTTTATTAAACGCCATAAAAGCACTAAAACCGGATAATAATTCTGAATTTGTTGCATATGAATTGAGAAGAAGAGATTTTGCATGGAACGGTAAGTGGCTTAAGCATGCACAGATGTCACCTTTTTATCTGAGACTGTTTCGTCCTGACAAAATGCGCTATGAAAGATTGGTAAATCCGGTTTCGATTCCTGATGGCCCAATTAGTAAAATTGAGGGATTCCTAGATCATTATCCATTTAGCAAAGGATTTCGGTTCTGGATTCAGCGTCATTTGAGTTATGCTGATATGGAAGCTCTGACAAGAGTAAAAGATTTAGATAAAGGAGTTACTTTTTCTATAAGAAAAGCTTTGTTTGGGAAAGATTTTACAGAAAAAAGATACCATCAAAAAGGGTTATTTTACAAATTACCGGGACGTCCCATAATTAAATGGTTTTATATGGTACTAGTAAGAAGAGCTTTTTTAGACGGAAGCGGGGGTTTAACTTATGCGACTTTACAATCAATTTATGAATATTTTATTGTCTTGAAGAGCAATGAATTAATTAGTCAAAAAAGAGATAAAAACAATTCTTAA
- a CDS encoding glycosyltransferase family 2 protein — MKVSVITVCYNRKATIEQSIKSVLDQDYPDIEYIVIDGNSSDGTQDIISSYSEKITKYISEPDKGMYDAINKGLNLATGDVIGLMHSDDVFYDTDVVSKIVLGFKNNPNVDAIYGDGIYVTNDDEQKTVRNRIGGEYKFNKLKAGWLPLHPTVYIKKTVLDKYGNYNLDFKIASDTEFLLRYLYKYKINIAYLNYYIVKMRMGGLSTDYKRAFKILKEDYKIYKFHQMGGFKVVFQKKY, encoded by the coding sequence ATGAAGGTTTCGGTTATTACAGTTTGCTACAATAGAAAAGCAACTATTGAACAATCAATAAAGAGTGTTTTAGATCAGGATTATCCAGACATTGAATATATAGTGATTGATGGTAATTCATCAGACGGAACTCAGGATATTATTAGTTCATATTCCGAAAAAATTACTAAATATATTTCAGAACCTGATAAAGGGATGTATGATGCTATAAATAAAGGATTGAACCTTGCTACTGGAGATGTAATAGGTTTAATGCATTCTGATGACGTTTTTTATGATACAGATGTAGTTTCTAAGATAGTACTTGGTTTTAAAAATAATCCTAATGTAGATGCTATATATGGAGATGGTATCTATGTTACAAATGATGATGAACAAAAAACAGTACGGAACAGAATTGGCGGTGAGTATAAATTTAATAAATTGAAAGCTGGTTGGCTGCCTTTACATCCTACTGTATACATAAAAAAAACAGTATTGGACAAATATGGTAATTATAATTTAGACTTTAAAATAGCTTCAGATACAGAATTTTTATTGCGCTATTTATATAAATATAAAATAAATATTGCCTATCTTAATTATTATATTGTGAAAATGCGAATGGGAGGTCTGAGTACGGATTACAAAAGAGCTTTTAAAATTTTAAAAGAAGATTATAAGATTTATAAATTTCATCAGATGGGTGGATTCAAGGTCGTTTTCCAAAAAAAGTATTAG
- a CDS encoding acyltransferase — protein MVEKVKKNVTILLRILSSCNSFLLSCLKKNLQINSTKSIFYAKVINKGNLKITINSSRIIKSNIFSDGNNNTIEFAEGVRIHNCKFIIIGSNCTIKIKGNRIIKNSKFELLDSNTSVVVGNNTGFNNNRILVAGLGNKIEIGNECIFAENAELWASDTHSILDVETNKRLNPDRPIIIENNVWICNRVLVMKGVTIGENSVIASGSIVTKDIDRNAIAAGIPATVIKRNIKWDIQRM, from the coding sequence ATGGTAGAAAAGGTTAAAAAAAACGTTACCATTTTATTACGTATACTTTCATCTTGTAATTCATTTTTGCTTAGCTGTCTGAAAAAAAACTTGCAAATTAATTCAACAAAAAGCATTTTCTATGCTAAAGTAATTAATAAGGGCAATTTAAAAATAACGATAAATTCAAGCAGGATTATAAAGTCAAATATCTTTTCTGATGGAAATAATAATACAATAGAATTTGCTGAAGGCGTACGAATACATAATTGTAAGTTTATTATAATAGGAAGTAATTGCACTATTAAAATTAAGGGAAATAGGATAATAAAAAATAGTAAGTTTGAATTATTAGATTCTAATACAAGTGTTGTTGTAGGAAATAATACTGGATTTAATAATAATAGGATTTTAGTTGCTGGTTTAGGAAATAAAATTGAGATAGGTAATGAATGCATTTTTGCAGAAAACGCAGAGTTATGGGCTTCTGATACACATTCAATACTAGATGTAGAAACCAATAAAAGACTTAATCCGGATAGGCCAATTATCATTGAGAACAATGTGTGGATTTGTAATAGAGTATTGGTTATGAAGGGAGTTACTATAGGGGAAAACTCTGTAATCGCCTCCGGTAGTATTGTAACAAAAGATATAGATAGAAACGCAATTGCTGCAGGAATTCCAGCTACAGTAATTAAAAGGAATATTAAGTGGGATATACAGAGGATGTAA
- a CDS encoding undecaprenyl-phosphate glucose phosphotransferase: MKILDALSRHRFSRYFKLLFVLWDVILLNFSIVLSSWLRFGNLDKLFLKEVQTVSFLSNLIWIALLLRNDSYRIVRIEPLESILKRTTKKFIFHIAVIAFFVLFLKYSQISRLRLMYFYACFFCLLMLSRFLSMEVLKYIRAKGYNFKNVIIVGANDTGERMRKILSKDLTYGYRFLGFFDEKVDPFAFISSPVLGGFQDIEKYLISHQVDEMYIALHIDNVNVIHNLIKICEHNMVRIKFIPDFQLYTRSSKVEISFYENTPVLMFRREPLEYTVNRLLKKAFDIVFSLGVILLIFPWLFPIIMILIKIESPGPVFFKQERSGRDNESFFCWKFRSMKVNKEADKLQAGKGDQRITKFGAFIRKTSIDELPQFFNVFLGDMSVVGPRPHMVNHTKQYTDLIGNYLVRQYTKPGITGWAQVNGYRGETRELIDMQNRVEYDIWYIENWSILLDIKIVIKTVVNIFKGEENAY; encoded by the coding sequence ATGAAGATTTTAGATGCCTTATCACGTCATCGGTTTTCCCGTTATTTTAAACTTTTGTTTGTACTTTGGGATGTAATACTTCTGAATTTTTCTATTGTTTTGTCATCTTGGTTACGGTTTGGAAATTTGGATAAACTTTTTTTAAAAGAAGTACAAACAGTTTCTTTTTTATCCAATTTAATCTGGATTGCTTTATTGTTACGTAATGATTCCTATCGCATTGTTAGGATAGAGCCTCTTGAATCTATTTTAAAACGGACGACAAAAAAATTCATTTTTCATATTGCTGTAATTGCTTTTTTTGTACTTTTTTTAAAATACTCTCAGATTTCAAGACTCCGATTGATGTATTTTTATGCCTGCTTCTTTTGTTTGTTAATGTTGTCCCGATTTTTATCCATGGAGGTTTTAAAGTATATCAGGGCAAAAGGATATAATTTTAAAAACGTAATTATTGTAGGAGCAAATGATACAGGAGAAAGAATGCGAAAAATATTATCAAAAGATTTGACCTATGGTTATCGTTTTTTGGGATTTTTTGATGAAAAAGTGGATCCTTTTGCTTTTATTTCATCTCCTGTATTAGGAGGATTTCAGGATATTGAAAAATATTTAATTTCTCATCAGGTAGATGAAATGTATATAGCATTGCATATTGATAATGTGAATGTCATTCATAATCTGATAAAAATTTGTGAACACAATATGGTTCGAATTAAATTTATTCCTGATTTTCAGCTATATACAAGATCAAGCAAGGTTGAAATTTCGTTTTATGAAAACACACCTGTATTGATGTTTCGCAGAGAACCATTAGAATACACTGTAAACAGATTATTAAAAAAAGCATTTGACATTGTTTTTTCTCTAGGTGTAATATTGTTGATTTTCCCATGGCTATTTCCAATAATAATGATTCTGATTAAAATAGAATCACCTGGTCCTGTTTTCTTTAAACAAGAACGTTCTGGCCGTGACAATGAATCCTTTTTTTGCTGGAAGTTTAGAAGTATGAAGGTTAACAAAGAAGCTGATAAATTACAAGCCGGAAAAGGAGATCAGCGAATTACTAAATTTGGGGCTTTTATTAGAAAAACAAGTATTGACGAATTGCCACAGTTCTTTAATGTTTTTTTAGGCGACATGTCTGTAGTAGGACCACGTCCACATATGGTTAATCATACAAAACAATATACTGATCTGATCGGGAATTATTTAGTTCGCCAATATACAAAGCCAGGGATTACAGGCTGGGCTCAGGTTAATGGTTACCGTGGTGAAACCAGAGAATTGATTGATATGCAAAACAGAGTAGAGTATGATATCTGGTATATCGAAAATTGGAGTATTTTGTTAGATATTAAAATAGTCATTAAAACGGTAGTTAATATATTTAAAGGAGAGGAAAACGCTTATTAA
- a CDS encoding glycosyltransferase has translation MHKTAIIYHYLASYRQPIFTKLMESKKVEFSLYSGTVSEIDIKKIDINFSQTEIKDGGLRWSFLNNKWFLKNKFLWQSGLISLMSNGDYDSVIFLGSPYHISTWFGAIIAKLRRKKVFYWMHGVNKEKITFIDYVKLFVFYKIANGFFLYGKRAYNILCKYKIKAKKDIHIIYNSLDYKKSVEYRKVISEIDIYNYRIKYFNNKDTPVVVFIGRLNFIKRLDMLIEAQGYLKLKHKKNFFNILIIGDGEQKQNLENLVKKNDLEKNVTFLGAIYDEEINSNALMYADLCVTPGEIGLTAIHSLAYGTPVISHDNFNIQMPEVESILKGVNGDLYKHNNLEDLAIVIERWLLKKPIKNQLIMNECYSVIDDFYNPDYQLKIFESVLCNYKD, from the coding sequence ATGCATAAAACGGCAATTATTTATCATTATTTGGCATCTTATAGGCAACCCATATTTACTAAACTTATGGAGTCGAAGAAAGTTGAATTTTCGTTGTATTCAGGGACTGTAAGTGAAATTGATATAAAAAAGATAGATATTAATTTTTCCCAAACAGAAATTAAAGATGGCGGTTTACGTTGGTCTTTTTTGAATAATAAGTGGTTTTTAAAAAATAAATTCCTTTGGCAATCAGGGTTAATTAGCTTAATGAGTAATGGAGATTATGATTCAGTTATTTTCCTAGGATCACCATATCATATTTCTACATGGTTTGGTGCGATTATCGCTAAACTTAGACGAAAAAAAGTATTCTATTGGATGCATGGAGTAAATAAAGAAAAAATTACTTTTATTGATTATGTAAAATTATTTGTTTTCTATAAAATAGCAAATGGTTTCTTTTTATATGGAAAAAGAGCATATAATATTTTATGCAAGTACAAAATAAAGGCTAAAAAGGATATCCATATTATATATAATTCTTTAGATTATAAAAAAAGTGTAGAATATAGAAAAGTTATTTCAGAAATAGATATTTATAATTATAGAATCAAATATTTTAATAACAAAGATACACCTGTAGTAGTTTTTATAGGGAGATTAAACTTTATTAAGCGTTTAGATATGTTAATTGAAGCGCAAGGTTATCTTAAATTAAAACATAAAAAGAACTTTTTTAATATTCTTATAATTGGTGATGGTGAACAGAAACAAAATTTAGAAAATCTTGTTAAAAAAAATGATTTAGAAAAAAATGTTACTTTTTTGGGAGCTATTTATGATGAAGAAATTAATAGTAATGCATTAATGTATGCAGACCTTTGTGTAACACCAGGTGAAATCGGTTTAACTGCGATTCATAGTTTGGCATATGGTACTCCTGTTATTTCACATGATAATTTTAATATACAAATGCCAGAAGTAGAATCTATTCTTAAAGGAGTAAATGGTGATTTGTACAAGCATAATAATTTAGAGGACTTAGCTATTGTGATTGAAAGATGGCTATTAAAAAAACCTATCAAAAATCAACTTATAATGAATGAATGTTACTCTGTAATTGATGATTTTTATAATCCAGATTATCAATTAAAAATTTTTGAATCAGTATTGTGTAATTATAAAGATTAA
- a CDS encoding polysaccharide biosynthesis/export family protein, with protein MNLNSSNFLNKSILFMLLSLFFSCASKKDIVYYQNIDGINASQNIASYEVKIQPDDLLMIIVSAEDPEIAMPFNLSSAAVPNPSNLQAASGQQVMQFYLVDRNGNIEFPVLGKLQVGGMTRTEVLQSLKEKITIYIKNPIINMRIMNFKISLQGEVNMPGIYSVESERITLIEALSKARDLTIYGRRNNILVIREINGVKSYNRVDITKADFINSPFYYLTQNDIVYVEPNNTRVNASAVGPNTSVIISAISILISLSVLLFK; from the coding sequence ATGAATTTAAATTCTTCTAATTTTTTAAATAAAAGCATCCTTTTTATGCTTTTATCTTTGTTTTTTTCCTGTGCCTCTAAAAAAGATATTGTTTACTATCAAAATATTGACGGAATCAATGCTTCACAAAATATAGCTTCTTACGAAGTTAAAATACAACCAGATGATTTATTGATGATAATAGTTTCTGCTGAAGATCCGGAAATTGCCATGCCATTTAATTTAAGTTCTGCGGCAGTTCCAAATCCTTCTAATTTACAAGCTGCATCAGGTCAGCAAGTTATGCAGTTTTATTTGGTTGACAGAAATGGAAATATTGAGTTTCCGGTTTTGGGAAAATTACAAGTGGGAGGCATGACAAGAACAGAAGTATTACAGTCTTTGAAGGAGAAAATAACGATTTATATTAAAAATCCAATTATTAACATGAGGATTATGAATTTTAAGATTTCACTACAAGGAGAAGTTAATATGCCAGGGATATATTCAGTTGAATCTGAAAGAATTACTTTAATTGAAGCTTTAAGTAAGGCAAGAGATTTAACAATTTACGGTAGAAGGAATAATATATTAGTTATAAGAGAAATTAATGGTGTGAAATCATATAACAGAGTCGATATTACCAAAGCTGATTTTATAAATTCTCCCTTTTACTATTTAACACAAAATGATATTGTATATGTAGAACCGAATAATACCAGAGTAAATGCTTCAGCAGTGGGGCCTAATACTTCTGTAATCATATCAGCAATTTCTATTTTAATATCACTTTCTGTTCTGCTATTTAAATAA
- a CDS encoding glycosyltransferase translates to MTRPAVIVVTFNRPNSLKRVLSSLRKAEYPENENINLIISIDYQDSDNHTEVVKIADEFRWPFGEKKIIEHKENLGLRKHVISCGNLVNVYDSIIMLEDDIYVSPKYYSYSFNSLAFYGDKDYIGGISLYKHEKNPNNNRPFQPLHNNFDVFFLQFAQSWGQCWSKSMWLDFMKWYENRLEWNKDERVDLPAFVLGWPESSWLKYYIKYLSETNKYFVYPYFSFSTNFHDVGTHNNDDVNNSCQVHLDMFSKNMDRFPKIHEAICYDGFFELQNIQNYISISDLKWENDVCVDLYATKKNLKNNKYWLTTASLQYKIVESYGLNLRPHDANVIAQNQGNQIFLYDISISQNNKINSNVDLIINYDHNITSLNKLFVLVKMKLLKRLKSKINGRKG, encoded by the coding sequence ATGACAAGACCCGCCGTAATAGTAGTAACATTTAACAGACCAAATTCCTTAAAACGAGTTTTATCTTCTCTTAGAAAAGCTGAATATCCAGAAAACGAGAATATAAATTTGATAATTAGTATCGATTATCAGGATTCTGATAACCATACAGAAGTTGTGAAAATAGCCGATGAATTTAGATGGCCATTTGGAGAAAAAAAGATTATCGAGCATAAAGAAAATTTAGGTTTAAGAAAACATGTAATTAGCTGCGGAAATTTGGTTAATGTTTATGATTCAATTATTATGTTGGAAGATGATATATATGTATCTCCTAAATATTATAGTTATTCGTTTAATTCTTTAGCATTTTATGGAGATAAGGATTATATAGGTGGAATATCACTTTATAAACATGAGAAAAACCCTAATAATAATAGGCCATTTCAACCTTTACATAATAATTTTGATGTTTTCTTTTTGCAATTTGCGCAATCTTGGGGGCAATGTTGGTCCAAATCTATGTGGTTAGACTTTATGAAGTGGTATGAAAATAGATTAGAGTGGAATAAGGATGAAAGAGTAGATTTGCCTGCATTTGTATTAGGTTGGCCAGAAAGCTCCTGGCTTAAGTATTATATAAAATATTTGTCTGAAACTAACAAATATTTTGTATACCCATATTTTTCTTTTTCAACTAATTTCCATGATGTAGGCACTCATAATAATGATGATGTAAATAATTCATGTCAAGTACATCTGGATATGTTTTCAAAAAATATGGATAGATTTCCAAAAATACATGAAGCTATTTGCTACGATGGTTTTTTTGAACTTCAGAACATTCAAAATTATATTTCTATTTCAGATCTAAAATGGGAAAATGATGTATGCGTTGATTTATATGCTACAAAAAAAAATTTAAAAAATAATAAATACTGGTTGACAACAGCATCTTTGCAATATAAAATTGTTGAATCCTATGGACTTAATCTTAGGCCTCATGATGCAAATGTAATAGCACAGAATCAAGGTAATCAGATCTTTTTATATGATATATCTATATCTCAGAATAATAAAATTAATTCAAATGTTGATTTAATTATAAATTACGATCATAATATTACTTCATTAAACAAACTTTTTGTATTAGTTAAAATGAAATTACTTAAAAGATTAAAATCAAAAATAAATGGTAGAAAAGGTTAA
- a CDS encoding lipopolysaccharide biosynthesis protein — protein sequence MIWGVFYTAISKYSSILISIGIGAILSRLLSPTEFGIVAIVIIFITFFNMLSDFGFGPAIIQNQNLNDKDIKSLFSLSLIFGSVFALLFFLLAPMIADFYSNQQLINISRLLSICVLFYSFSIVPKALCTKKLLFKKIAVISLLIQLFSGGMAVFFALNGYSYYSLIYKSILDAFLSFLSFFILVPIKVTFNIKLSSLKKILKFSVYQFMFNFINYFSRNADNLLIGRYFGASPLGYYNKSYQLMLMPVQNLTHVITPVLFPVLSEFQNDKSKIFSSYCRVVQLLAIIGFPLSVFLFFQHQI from the coding sequence ATGATATGGGGAGTCTTTTATACTGCCATATCAAAATATTCATCAATTTTAATATCAATTGGTATTGGTGCAATACTATCAAGATTATTATCTCCAACTGAGTTTGGTATTGTAGCTATAGTCATAATTTTTATAACATTTTTCAATATGTTAAGTGATTTTGGATTTGGTCCAGCTATTATCCAGAATCAAAATTTGAATGATAAAGATATAAAATCACTTTTTTCGCTTTCATTAATTTTTGGATCTGTATTTGCTCTATTATTTTTCTTATTAGCTCCAATGATTGCTGATTTTTATTCTAACCAACAATTAATTAATATTTCAAGATTATTATCTATATGTGTTTTGTTTTATTCTTTTTCAATAGTCCCCAAGGCTTTATGTACTAAAAAATTACTTTTTAAAAAGATAGCAGTAATAAGTTTACTTATACAGTTATTTAGTGGTGGTATGGCAGTATTTTTTGCTTTGAATGGTTATAGCTACTATTCATTGATTTACAAAAGTATTTTAGATGCTTTCCTTTCTTTTTTGTCTTTTTTTATTTTAGTACCGATTAAAGTTACATTTAATATTAAACTATCTTCTCTTAAGAAAATTCTAAAATTCTCTGTTTATCAGTTTATGTTTAATTTTATCAATTATTTTTCTAGAAATGCCGATAATTTATTGATTGGTAGATATTTTGGAGCTTCGCCTCTTGGTTATTATAATAAATCATATCAGTTAATGTTGATGCCTGTTCAAAATTTAACACATGTAATTACACCTGTTCTTTTCCCGGTTTTATCAGAATTTCAAAATGACAAATCAAAGATATTTTCATCATATTGTAGAGTTGTTCAACTTTTAGCTATAATTGGTTTCCCTTTATCTGTTTTTCTTTTTTTTCAGCATCAGATTTGA